From the Lampris incognitus isolate fLamInc1 chromosome 6, fLamInc1.hap2, whole genome shotgun sequence genome, one window contains:
- the LOC130113851 gene encoding LOW QUALITY PROTEIN: tetraspanin-18-like (The sequence of the model RefSeq protein was modified relative to this genomic sequence to represent the inferred CDS: substituted 2 bases at 2 genomic stop codons), giving the protein MGQGEASARGTTMEGDCLSCIKYLMFVFNFLIFLGGSFLMGVGVWVLVDPTGFREIVAANPLLFTGVYIILGMGGMLFLLGFLGCCGAIRENKCLLLFFFMLILLIFLAELAAAILAFIFREHVSRLKNNFTKELKRHYQGYNNTDIFTSTWNAIMTTFDCCGVNSPEDFKESLFKRINPDDMVPAACCQRVSSLGTWPSSAXRSASRAIXCFAKNKGCYSAVVDHFELYIYVAGALAIVVLTIELFAMVFAMCLFRGIQ; this is encoded by the exons ATG GGGCAGGGAGAAGCTTCAGCGAGAGGGACGACCATGGAGGGGGACTGTCTAAGCTGCATCAAGTATCTAATGTTTGTCTTCAATTTTCTCATCTTC cTCGGGGGATCCTTCCTCATGGGGGTGGGAGTCTGGGTACTTGTGGACCCCACAGGCTTCAGAGAGATCGTGGCAGCCAACCCACTGCTGTTCACGGGTGTCTATATCATCCTGGGCATGGGAGGCATGCTCTTCCTGCTGGGCTTCCTGGGATGCTGTGGAGCTATCCGTGAAAACAAGTGTCTGCTCCTCTTT TTCTTCATGCTTATCCTCCTCATCTTCCTAGCCGAGCTGGCTGCTGCCATCCTTGCCTTCATATTCCGGGAACATGTGAGTCGACTCA AGAATAACTTCACCAAGGAGCTGAAGAGACACTATCAGGGCTACAACAACACTGACATCTTCACTTCTACATGGAATGCCATCATGACTACA TTTGACTGCTGTGGAGTGAATAGCCCAGAGGATTTTAAAGAAAGTCTTTTCAAGCGGATCAACCCAGATGACATGGTGCCAGCAGCCTGCTGTCAGAGGGTTAGCAGCCTGGGGACATGGCCCAGCTCAGCCTGAAGAAGTGCCTCTCGGGCGATATGATGTTTCGCCAAGAACAAG GGCTGTTACTCTGCTGTGGTCGACCACTTTGAGCTGTACATCTACGTGGCGGGAGCCCTGGCCATTGTGGTGCTGACTATTGAG CTCTTTGCCATGGTCTTTGCCATGTGTCTCTTCAGGGGGATCCAGTAG